The following proteins are co-located in the Desulfobaccales bacterium genome:
- a CDS encoding LysE family transporter gives MDLWVLAGVPATSFVVALSGALMPGPLLTVTVGEAGRRGFWAGPLIILGHGLLELALVLLLLAGVGGWLNRPQILGTVGLVGAGVLGWMGWGLLQAARTSRLSLEGQEAGGLNPVLAGVLMSLANPYWLLWWLTIGLGYVLFAARFGLVGVFLFFAGHILADFAWYSLVAAAVAQGRRFISDTVYRGFLAGCGVFLFAFGGYFGLQGLKFFWNA, from the coding sequence ATGGATCTGTGGGTGCTGGCCGGGGTGCCGGCCACTTCCTTTGTGGTGGCCCTGTCCGGGGCGCTGATGCCCGGACCCCTCCTCACGGTGACGGTGGGTGAGGCCGGCCGCCGGGGTTTCTGGGCCGGCCCCCTCATCATCCTGGGCCACGGCCTCCTGGAGCTGGCTTTGGTGCTGCTGCTCCTGGCCGGCGTGGGGGGCTGGCTCAACCGCCCACAGATCCTGGGCACCGTGGGCCTGGTGGGCGCCGGCGTGCTGGGCTGGATGGGCTGGGGCCTGCTTCAGGCCGCCCGCACCAGCCGCCTGAGCCTGGAAGGGCAGGAGGCCGGTGGTCTTAATCCGGTCCTGGCCGGGGTGCTCATGAGCCTGGCCAACCCCTACTGGCTCTTGTGGTGGCTCACCATCGGCCTGGGCTATGTTCTGTTTGCCGCCCGCTTCGGCCTTGTGGGGGTCTTTCTCTTCTTTGCCGGGCACATCCTGGCGGACTTCGCCTGGTATTCCCTGGTGGCCGCGGCGGTGGCCCAGGGCCGCCGCTTCATCTCCGATACGGTCTACCGGGGATTCCTGGCCGGCTGCGGGGTCTTTCTTTTCGCTTTCGGGGGCTACTTCGGCCTCCAGGGCCTGAAATTCTTCTGGAACGCCTAA
- the eno gene encoding phosphopyruvate hydratase has protein sequence MSAIRAISALEILDSRGFPTVMAEVVLENGLKGTAMVPSGASTGENEALELRDGGSRFGGKGVRRAVQHIQEIIAPALLGKCALDQEGIDREMIQLDGTPNKSRLGANAILAVSMAVARAAAATTGLPLYRYLGGTDAASLPMPMLNVINGGAHATNNLDFQEFMIMPVGGETLSEALRIASEVFHTLKKVLVTRGLASGVGDEGGFAPSLPSHEAALELIEEAVLQAGYRYGRDVVIALDPASSEFYDAEAGKYIFAKSGGEALSAEEMTEYYRKLMKKHPIVSLEDGLAESDWDGWVYLTQNLGEKIQLVGDDIFVTNIKFLQKGIDLGVANAILIKLNQIGTVSETLAAIRLARRHGYRAVISHRSGETEDPFIADLAVATGVGQIKTGSMSRSERIAKYNRLLMIEAELGPAARFREDPYWLKAF, from the coding sequence ATGTCGGCCATTCGCGCCATTTCGGCCTTGGAGATTTTAGATTCCCGGGGTTTTCCCACGGTGATGGCGGAAGTGGTCCTGGAAAACGGCCTCAAGGGCACAGCCATGGTGCCTTCCGGGGCTTCCACCGGCGAGAATGAGGCCCTGGAGCTCAGGGACGGCGGCAGCCGTTTCGGCGGCAAAGGGGTGCGCCGGGCGGTGCAGCATATACAAGAAATCATTGCCCCGGCCCTCCTGGGTAAATGTGCCCTGGACCAGGAAGGCATCGACCGGGAGATGATCCAGCTGGACGGCACCCCCAACAAGAGTCGCCTGGGGGCCAACGCCATTTTGGCCGTCTCCATGGCGGTGGCCCGGGCCGCAGCCGCCACCACTGGCCTGCCCCTCTACCGCTATCTCGGCGGCACCGATGCCGCTTCCCTCCCCATGCCCATGCTCAACGTCATCAACGGCGGGGCTCACGCCACCAACAATCTGGACTTTCAGGAATTCATGATCATGCCCGTGGGCGGTGAGACCCTGAGTGAGGCCCTGCGCATCGCCTCCGAGGTCTTTCACACCCTGAAGAAGGTCCTGGTGACCCGAGGGTTGGCCAGCGGCGTGGGGGATGAGGGCGGCTTCGCCCCCAGTCTCCCCTCCCACGAGGCCGCCCTGGAGCTCATCGAGGAGGCCGTGCTGCAGGCCGGCTACCGCTACGGCCGGGATGTGGTCATCGCCCTGGATCCGGCCTCCTCCGAATTTTATGACGCTGAAGCCGGCAAGTACATCTTCGCCAAATCCGGCGGCGAGGCCCTGAGCGCCGAGGAAATGACCGAGTACTACCGGAAGCTGATGAAAAAGCACCCCATCGTCTCCCTTGAGGACGGTCTGGCCGAGAGCGATTGGGATGGCTGGGTTTATCTGACCCAGAACCTGGGGGAAAAGATTCAATTGGTGGGGGATGACATCTTTGTCACCAATATCAAATTCCTCCAAAAGGGGATCGACCTGGGGGTGGCCAACGCCATTCTCATCAAGCTGAATCAGATCGGCACCGTGAGCGAGACCTTGGCCGCCATCCGGCTGGCCCGGCGCCACGGCTACCGGGCGGTCATCTCCCACCGCTCCGGGGAGACGGAGGATCCTTTCATTGCGGATCTGGCGGTGGCCACCGGCGTGGGCCAGATCAAGACCGGCTCCATGTCCCGCTCGGAGCGCATCGCCAAATACAACCGTCTATTGATGATCGAAGCGGAGCTGGGCCCCGCGGCCCGCTTCCGGGAGGACCCTTACTGGCTCAAGGCTTTCTGA
- a CDS encoding DUF6600 domain-containing protein, with amino-acid sequence MSRHRTVSGLALAMGMLLLLAGITGLPSAARAGTEDAAIFYEELTQYGQWVDYEEYGPVWYPNQVEEDWRPYVNGRWVPTKHGYIFETEEPWGWATYHYGNWMPTETYGWVWVPGRTWYPSTVTWRNTPETAIGSAVDTAYIGWAPIPPPNYVPPPNTGWYPSGWAPGQPILNVLTAPFWIFSQAASFLLGLGQPYTPAYTYMGCGCLAPPAYYPVVYPVTRIITNWYYPTYYPPTYFVGGAIPGAYNWGPPVEYVSRVTNVNHTVINNYINNYNVTNIRNGYPPDVVFAKHRDVMPHITPPREFNKWGNPMRVQNVNAIINRNQIANPGAIAKPAVWPTFDRGRIPKAERPLLADPRGTMGPGRGSGAWEGRTYGMKGLGLSQKAIQPITPEMEKRIQTAKPIKGAETFTQMGGRGFGHGQPGMTGRGPGMGVGEGQPGIGRGGAKGPGAGFVGPGQQQGIGRGPGEGQPGIGPGRGRGPAGEGFQTPGQGRGPGGQPGLGRGPGEGQPGIGRGGAKGPGAGFVGPGQQQGVGRGPGEGQPGIGPGRGRGPAGEGFQTPGQGRGPGGQPGLGRGPGEGQPGIGRGGAKGPGAGFAGPGQQQGVGRGPGEGQPGIGPGRGRGPAGEGFQPPGQGKGPGGQPGIGPGKGRGPAGEGFQPPGQGTGQPGIRRGPTGTMPEGMPGVRRGPGEGPGIRRGPGEGQMQPPGQIKGPGGTPPGQGQPGFQRGPGAPGQPGMQRGPGGPGQPGLQRGPGGMPPGTPPGGGAPKIKQQPPMGPPPGSQSMRGPGAGGAPPQIQRGPGAGGPPQINRGSGGGAPPQVQRGPGGGGPPKQMSAPPPPQQPKGGGGGGQKQQQQQQQQRKGPFQPQ; translated from the coding sequence ATGTCACGACATCGGACGGTCAGCGGACTGGCCTTAGCCATGGGGATGCTCCTCCTTCTGGCCGGCATCACCGGTCTGCCCTCGGCGGCCCGGGCCGGGACGGAAGATGCGGCCATCTTTTATGAGGAGCTGACCCAGTATGGCCAATGGGTCGATTACGAGGAATACGGCCCGGTCTGGTACCCTAACCAGGTGGAGGAGGACTGGCGACCGTACGTCAACGGCCGCTGGGTGCCCACTAAACACGGGTATATCTTTGAGACCGAAGAACCCTGGGGCTGGGCCACCTACCATTACGGCAACTGGATGCCCACGGAAACCTACGGTTGGGTGTGGGTCCCCGGTCGCACCTGGTATCCCAGCACCGTGACCTGGCGCAACACCCCGGAGACCGCCATCGGCAGCGCGGTGGATACCGCTTACATCGGCTGGGCTCCCATCCCCCCGCCCAACTACGTGCCGCCGCCCAACACGGGCTGGTATCCGTCGGGCTGGGCCCCGGGGCAGCCCATCCTCAATGTGCTCACGGCCCCCTTCTGGATCTTCTCCCAGGCGGCCAGCTTCCTTCTGGGCCTGGGCCAACCCTACACCCCGGCCTATACCTATATGGGCTGCGGTTGCTTGGCACCGCCGGCGTACTATCCGGTGGTCTACCCCGTCACCCGCATCATCACCAACTGGTATTATCCCACTTACTACCCGCCGACGTATTTCGTGGGGGGAGCCATCCCCGGGGCGTACAACTGGGGGCCTCCGGTGGAATACGTCTCCCGGGTGACCAATGTCAACCACACGGTCATCAATAACTACATCAACAACTATAACGTTACCAATATCAGGAACGGCTACCCTCCGGATGTGGTCTTTGCCAAGCACCGGGATGTGATGCCCCACATTACCCCGCCCCGGGAGTTCAACAAGTGGGGCAATCCCATGCGGGTGCAAAACGTCAATGCCATCATCAACCGCAACCAGATCGCCAACCCCGGCGCCATTGCCAAGCCGGCGGTGTGGCCCACCTTTGACCGGGGCCGCATTCCCAAGGCCGAACGCCCGCTCCTGGCGGATCCCCGGGGAACCATGGGTCCCGGTCGCGGCTCGGGGGCCTGGGAGGGCCGCACTTATGGCATGAAGGGCCTGGGGCTTTCCCAGAAAGCGATTCAACCCATCACCCCGGAAATGGAAAAGCGCATCCAGACCGCCAAGCCCATCAAGGGCGCGGAGACCTTCACCCAGATGGGCGGCCGCGGCTTCGGCCATGGTCAGCCTGGCATGACCGGTCGGGGACCGGGGATGGGTGTGGGTGAAGGCCAGCCCGGCATCGGCCGCGGTGGAGCGAAAGGCCCCGGTGCGGGCTTTGTCGGCCCAGGCCAGCAGCAGGGCATTGGCCGTGGTCCGGGTGAAGGCCAGCCCGGCATCGGTCCGGGCAGAGGCCGCGGGCCTGCCGGGGAAGGCTTCCAGACTCCCGGCCAGGGCAGGGGGCCCGGCGGGCAGCCGGGTCTCGGTCGGGGTCCCGGTGAAGGCCAGCCCGGCATCGGCCGCGGTGGGGCGAAAGGTCCCGGCGCGGGTTTTGTTGGCCCGGGCCAGCAGCAGGGCGTGGGCCGTGGTCCGGGTGAAGGCCAGCCCGGCATCGGTCCGGGCAGAGGCCGCGGGCCTGCCGGGGAAGGCTTCCAGACTCCCGGCCAGGGCAGGGGGCCCGGCGGGCAGCCGGGTCTCGGTCGGGGTCCCGGTGAAGGCCAGCCCGGCATCGGCCGCGGTGGGGCGAAAGGTCCCGGCGCGGGTTTTGCCGGCCCGGGCCAACAGCAGGGCGTAGGCCGTGGTCCGGGTGAAGGTCAGCCCGGCATCGGTCCGGGCAGAGGCCGCGGGCCTGCCGGGGAAGGCTTCCAGCCCCCCGGCCAGGGCAAAGGGCCCGGCGGTCAGCCCGGCATCGGTCCGGGCAAAGGCCGTGGGCCTGCCGGGGAAGGCTTCCAGCCGCCCGGCCAGGGAACTGGGCAGCCCGGCATCCGTCGTGGCCCCACGGGCACCATGCCCGAGGGCATGCCCGGGGTGCGCCGCGGCCCGGGGGAAGGTCCTGGCATCCGCCGCGGTCCTGGGGAAGGCCAGATGCAACCCCCTGGCCAGATCAAAGGTCCGGGCGGCACCCCTCCCGGACAGGGCCAACCCGGCTTTCAGCGGGGTCCGGGGGCACCTGGACAGCCGGGGATGCAGCGGGGTCCCGGCGGCCCGGGCCAGCCTGGCCTCCAGCGGGGTCCCGGCGGGATGCCTCCCGGAACCCCTCCGGGTGGGGGCGCCCCCAAGATCAAGCAGCAGCCTCCCATGGGTCCCCCTCCTGGCTCCCAGAGCATGAGAGGCCCGGGGGCCGGGGGAGCGCCGCCTCAGATCCAGCGGGGCCCGGGTGCTGGCGGACCGCCGCAGATCAATCGGGGTTCCGGCGGAGGCGCTCCGCCGCAGGTCCAGCGGGGTCCGGGTGGTGGCGGTCCTCCCAAGCAGATGAGCGCTCCTCCGCCTCCCCAGCAGCCCAAAGGCGGCGGGGGCGGCGGCCAGAAGCAGCAGCAGCAACAACAGCAACAGCGGAAGGGGCCCTTCCAGCCTCAATAA
- a CDS encoding Clp1/GlmU family protein has product MSAGEPFPFLASLDLPPGWVEAGDRFVASGGTAMILGGTDSGKSTLSRYLVYRAYAAGEPVGLMDLDLGQSHVGPPAALGLAAFPPHVPGDDPLFPEELYFIGQTSPVAAVLEVVVGARVLADAAAARGLTRLVVNTSGLVSGGAAVRLKRGQVELLRPALLLALARGEELAPLVRAVGEAAPLLRLAVSPRAMGKSPEMRRAYREERFRDYFRAARELRFPWGSVQLRGRFFGEGRRLSRRERQEWAGRLGVPVLLGEVSALRHLLLVGEAPEPSATREFPLLHLVAWSSLEYCLAGLLDGGHRTLAVGIVLPHPWEERLWRILTPLAPERAGEVRYLNLGRLRLTPEGRELGPAACP; this is encoded by the coding sequence ATGTCGGCCGGTGAGCCCTTCCCTTTCCTGGCCTCCCTGGACTTGCCGCCGGGCTGGGTGGAGGCGGGCGACCGCTTCGTGGCCTCCGGGGGCACGGCCATGATCCTGGGCGGCACCGACAGCGGCAAGAGCACGCTCTCCCGCTATCTGGTCTATCGGGCTTACGCGGCCGGGGAGCCCGTGGGCCTCATGGACCTGGATCTGGGCCAGTCCCATGTGGGCCCGCCCGCCGCCCTGGGACTGGCCGCCTTCCCGCCCCATGTGCCCGGGGATGACCCCCTGTTTCCGGAGGAGCTCTACTTCATCGGCCAGACCAGCCCGGTGGCCGCGGTCCTGGAGGTGGTGGTGGGGGCCCGGGTGCTGGCGGACGCCGCGGCCGCCCGGGGCCTCACCCGGCTGGTGGTGAACACCAGCGGCCTGGTGAGCGGCGGCGCCGCGGTGCGCCTGAAGCGGGGGCAGGTGGAGCTGCTGAGGCCGGCATTGCTCCTGGCCTTGGCACGGGGGGAGGAACTGGCCCCTCTGGTGAGGGCCGTGGGAGAGGCGGCCCCCCTGCTGCGCCTGGCGGTCTCGCCCCGGGCGATGGGGAAAAGCCCGGAGATGCGCCGGGCTTACCGGGAAGAGCGCTTCCGGGACTATTTCCGGGCGGCCCGGGAACTCCGCTTTCCCTGGGGAAGTGTGCAACTGAGGGGGCGCTTCTTCGGAGAGGGCCGGCGCCTCAGCCGCCGGGAGCGGCAGGAGTGGGCCGGCCGCCTGGGGGTGCCCGTCCTGCTTGGCGAGGTCTCCGCCCTGCGCCACCTGCTTCTGGTGGGCGAGGCCCCGGAGCCCTCCGCCACCCGGGAATTTCCCTTGCTCCATCTGGTCGCCTGGTCCTCCCTGGAGTATTGCCTGGCGGGCCTGCTGGATGGGGGCCACCGGACCCTGGCGGTGGGGATCGTCCTCCCTCACCCGTGGGAGGAACGTCTCTGGCGGATTCTCACCCCCCTGGCTCCGGAGCGGGCCGGGGAGGTGCGCTACCTGAATCTCGGGCGGTTGCGCCTCACGCCGGAGGGCCGGGAACTGGGCCCGGCCGCGTGTCCCTGA